The following proteins are encoded in a genomic region of Paenibacillus sp. FSL H3-0469:
- a CDS encoding carbohydrate ABC transporter permease: MFIIPFVWLIRSSLMNLSQIFTMPPEWIPKPFQWGNFHKALTVLPFDIFFKNTLIIVVTVLVGTVITSSIGAFGFSRIPWKGRDAVFAVLMTSMMLPAAVTMIPSFLGWQAIGFYDTLYPLIVPAYFGGGIFNIFLLRQFYLSIPRDFDEAAYVDGANYWQIYTRIIFPLSRSAIIVVALFSFLASWNDFMGPLIYLKSDKWFTLALGLQMFQGTYTAQWDLLMAASATVVLPCVIVFLAGQRYFLEGITLTGLKG; encoded by the coding sequence ATGTTCATCATTCCGTTTGTCTGGCTGATCCGCAGCTCGCTGATGAATTTATCACAGATATTCACCATGCCCCCCGAATGGATACCGAAGCCGTTTCAATGGGGCAATTTCCATAAGGCGCTTACGGTGCTGCCGTTTGATATCTTCTTCAAGAACACTCTGATTATCGTGGTTACTGTACTGGTTGGGACCGTAATCACGAGCAGCATTGGAGCCTTCGGGTTCTCGCGGATTCCGTGGAAGGGCAGGGATGCGGTGTTCGCGGTCCTGATGACCAGCATGATGCTGCCGGCGGCCGTCACGATGATCCCGAGCTTTCTCGGCTGGCAGGCGATCGGATTCTACGATACGCTGTATCCGCTGATTGTGCCCGCTTACTTCGGCGGGGGAATCTTCAACATCTTCCTCCTCCGGCAATTCTATCTGAGCATTCCGCGTGATTTCGATGAAGCTGCCTATGTAGACGGGGCGAATTATTGGCAGATCTATACCCGGATTATTTTTCCTTTGAGCCGTTCGGCGATTATCGTGGTGGCCCTGTTCAGCTTTCTGGCGTCGTGGAATGACTTCATGGGCCCGCTGATCTATCTCAAAAGCGACAAATGGTTCACCCTCGCGCTGGGCCTGCAAATGTTCCAGGGCACCTATACCGCGCAGTGGGATCTGCTGATGGCGGCCTCGGCGACCGTCGTTCTGCCCTGTGTCATTGTGTTTCTGGCCGGACAGCGTTATTTCCTGGAGGGCATCACTTTAACGGGACTAAAAGGATAA